From the Octadecabacter antarcticus 307 genome, one window contains:
- a CDS encoding PAS domain-containing protein translates to MSLTFDPYKLRSHDISQAEDVMMTNPTALNELEQYWSSLPHTGGVPLRKDVDPVAMGALLEDSFILERVAPGVARIRVAGRNIAKLVGVEPRGLPLTAVLLPDARAAMVYYIEAAFNGPSIVELPLQAPRAVGQPQLDGKILLLPLRDDHGRVSRVLGVLVMSGRRGIGGRRFRIYNTPAPRVEQVEEPIAGLYAVGGGKTTSLRHRLRVIDNNEAESKPTLRLVVSNS, encoded by the coding sequence ATGAGCCTGACATTTGACCCCTACAAACTGCGCTCGCATGATATCTCCCAAGCGGAGGACGTGATGATGACCAACCCGACAGCCCTGAACGAATTGGAGCAATACTGGTCATCCCTCCCCCACACAGGCGGCGTTCCACTGCGCAAGGACGTTGATCCAGTTGCGATGGGGGCCCTGCTCGAAGACAGCTTTATTCTGGAACGTGTAGCACCAGGTGTGGCCCGTATCCGTGTCGCCGGCCGCAACATCGCCAAATTGGTCGGTGTCGAACCTCGCGGCCTGCCGCTAACGGCCGTGTTACTGCCCGATGCCCGCGCTGCAATGGTCTATTATATCGAAGCGGCCTTCAACGGCCCAAGCATCGTTGAACTGCCACTCCAAGCGCCGCGTGCTGTTGGCCAACCGCAGTTGGACGGCAAGATTCTGCTGCTGCCGCTGCGGGACGATCACGGCCGTGTCAGTCGCGTATTGGGTGTTCTGGTGATGAGCGGACGTCGTGGAATTGGCGGACGTCGCTTCAGGATCTACAACACACCAGCCCCCCGCGTTGAACAGGTCGAGGAACCGATCGCTGGTCTTTACGCGGTTGGTGGTGGCAAGACCACCTCGCTGCGCCATCGCTTGCGTGTGATTGACAACAACGAGGCGGAGAGCAAACCTACCCTCCGCCTCGTTGTTTCAAACTCGTAA
- a CDS encoding penicillin acylase family protein: protein MVLVFRWLVRLASALIFFGVAVFALAYYFASRSLPDYEGTLYVAGISAPVEIVRDNANVPHIFGATDEDVFFALGLAHAQDRLWQMTMLRRTAQGRLSELFGVRTLPIDSLIRRLDLYPLSQTSVQALDVQTQTALEAYSDGVNAWIGQVNDGARGRGAPEMWLFNHAIAPWQPADSVSIIKLMALQLSNHLEAEVLRARTSLILNSDARLNDILPQSPGGGSAALPSYASLMPDVPAFTPNSRMAFDPLSPVVPRNLAGASNAWAAGITRSATGSTLLANDPHLGLTAPSIWYLARLELESGGVIGGTIPGVPVIMVGRSADLGWGITSSNLDDQDVYIEEVNPSDANQYRVPNGWANFETRQSIVRIRDEPSITLQLQWTVNGPVLPPDQYDLATIRPPGHVTVLAWTALSGQDTTMQAAMNLMRARSVEAGIAAAEDYVAPSQMLTLADRNSVGLKLIGHVPNRSVDHVTQGRLPHFGYLPQNRWDGRRPFDTNPEWIDPIGGIVGNTNNKIINAPFPAHVSFSWGDSQRVNRWRLLMQAREVHTRDSFIEAQSDTVSHTARSILPLIGANLWFTGEATPEGTPGKLRQDALALLAEWNGEMNEHLPEPLIYAAWMRALQDRLIRDELGPLSREYTHVEPLFIERVYRNTNGAAVWCDVLQSAPLETCSDIARLALDDALVWVAQTYGADLQTLRWGDAHEATHDHPVLGDAPVLRWFVNIRQSTSGGDSTLMRGATSGVGDDPFMNVHAAAYRGVYDFADPDSSVFITSTGQSGHFLSRYYDNLGDLWRRGEYIPMSLDPALARGGAVGVTVLQPVE from the coding sequence ATGGTACTTGTCTTTCGCTGGCTTGTCCGGCTCGCATCTGCACTGATCTTTTTTGGCGTGGCTGTGTTTGCGCTGGCATATTATTTTGCGTCACGTTCGTTGCCCGATTATGAAGGCACTTTATATGTGGCAGGCATATCTGCCCCCGTTGAAATCGTGCGCGACAATGCCAATGTGCCGCATATTTTTGGCGCAACAGACGAAGACGTGTTTTTTGCCCTTGGCTTGGCCCACGCACAAGACCGCCTGTGGCAGATGACGATGCTGCGGCGCACGGCACAGGGGCGTCTATCAGAACTGTTTGGCGTGCGCACGCTGCCCATCGACAGCCTGATCCGACGCCTTGATCTTTACCCCCTGTCCCAAACGTCGGTGCAAGCGCTTGACGTTCAAACCCAAACCGCTTTGGAAGCCTATTCAGACGGCGTCAATGCGTGGATTGGCCAAGTTAACGATGGTGCGCGCGGACGCGGGGCGCCAGAAATGTGGCTGTTCAATCATGCCATCGCCCCGTGGCAGCCCGCAGATTCTGTATCGATTATCAAACTGATGGCCCTGCAACTGAGCAACCATCTCGAAGCAGAAGTTCTGCGCGCCCGGACGTCGCTGATCCTTAATAGTGACGCACGGCTGAACGATATCCTGCCGCAATCGCCGGGTGGCGGGTCGGCTGCCCTGCCCAGTTATGCGTCCCTGATGCCCGATGTACCGGCCTTTACACCCAACAGCCGCATGGCGTTTGATCCGCTGTCCCCCGTCGTGCCGCGCAATCTTGCGGGGGCGTCGAACGCCTGGGCCGCAGGAATCACCCGGTCTGCCACAGGATCGACGCTGTTGGCCAATGATCCGCACCTTGGCCTGACAGCCCCATCGATCTGGTATCTGGCGCGGCTGGAACTGGAGTCTGGCGGTGTAATTGGCGGCACTATCCCCGGAGTTCCAGTTATTATGGTCGGTCGGTCTGCCGATCTTGGCTGGGGCATCACATCGAGCAATCTAGACGACCAAGACGTTTACATCGAAGAAGTGAACCCGTCCGACGCCAACCAATATCGCGTCCCAAATGGCTGGGCCAACTTTGAAACCCGCCAAAGCATTGTGCGCATCAGGGATGAACCGTCGATCACGCTGCAATTGCAATGGACGGTGAACGGGCCAGTCCTGCCACCAGATCAATACGACCTCGCGACAATCCGCCCGCCAGGGCATGTGACTGTGCTGGCGTGGACGGCGCTGTCCGGGCAGGACACGACCATGCAAGCAGCCATGAACCTGATGCGTGCGCGGAGCGTCGAAGCTGGCATCGCGGCGGCTGAAGATTATGTCGCACCGTCACAAATGCTGACGCTGGCGGATCGCAATTCGGTCGGGTTGAAGCTGATTGGCCATGTCCCAAACCGCAGCGTGGATCACGTCACACAGGGGCGGTTGCCGCACTTCGGATATCTACCACAGAACCGCTGGGATGGTCGCCGTCCGTTTGACACCAACCCAGAATGGATCGACCCAATCGGCGGTATCGTTGGTAATACCAATAACAAAATCATCAACGCGCCGTTTCCCGCCCACGTCAGTTTCTCGTGGGGCGATAGTCAGCGTGTGAACCGCTGGCGGTTGTTGATGCAAGCGCGCGAAGTCCACACCCGCGACAGTTTTATCGAAGCGCAAAGCGATACCGTTAGTCACACAGCGCGGTCGATCCTGCCGCTGATCGGCGCCAATTTGTGGTTCACCGGCGAAGCAACACCAGAAGGAACGCCGGGAAAGCTGCGCCAAGATGCGCTGGCGCTGCTGGCGGAATGGAACGGGGAGATGAACGAACACCTGCCCGAACCCCTGATCTATGCCGCGTGGATGCGTGCCCTGCAGGACCGTCTGATCCGCGATGAATTGGGACCACTGTCGCGCGAGTATACCCATGTTGAACCGCTGTTCATTGAACGGGTTTACCGCAACACGAATGGTGCTGCGGTGTGGTGCGATGTGCTACAATCGGCACCACTGGAGACATGTTCAGACATCGCGCGTCTGGCGTTAGACGACGCGCTGGTCTGGGTGGCGCAAACCTACGGGGCAGACCTGCAAACCCTGCGCTGGGGTGATGCCCATGAAGCCACGCACGACCATCCGGTGCTTGGCGATGCGCCCGTGTTGCGTTGGTTCGTCAATATTCGCCAGTCCACATCCGGCGGGGACAGCACGCTGATGCGCGGCGCGACCAGTGGCGTCGGCGATGATCCGTTCATGAATGTCCACGCGGCGGCCTATCGCGGTGTGTATGATTTCGCTGATCCCGACAGTTCGGTCTTCATCACGTCGACGGGGCAATCCGGGCATTTCCTGTCACGTTATTACGATAATCTTGGGGATTTGTGGCGACGGGGGGAATATATTCCAATGTCGCTTGATCCGGCATTGGCGCGCGGTGGTGCAGTGGGCGTGACGGTGTTGCAGCCTGTGGAGTAG
- a CDS encoding NAD(P)-dependent oxidoreductase: MAKVAFLGLGVMGYPMAGHLAKAGHNVTVYNRTAAKADAWVLQHGGAAAATPAEAAKGADFAMSCVGNDDDLRAVCVGEDGAFATMSEGAVFVDHTTVSAKVTRELSAAATDARFSFVDAPISGGQAGAENGVLSVMCGGDADVYKRAELIIDAYARVCRRIGDSGAGQMTKMCNQIAIAGLVQGLSEALHFAEKAGLDGRAVVEVISQGAAGSWQMQNRFETMIDGEFEHGFAVDWMRKDLGICLDTANETGAALPVTALVDQFYKDVQNMGGNRWDTSSLIKRLRSQ, encoded by the coding sequence ATGGCAAAAGTGGCATTTTTGGGCTTGGGGGTTATGGGCTACCCCATGGCAGGGCATTTGGCGAAAGCTGGACACAATGTGACAGTGTACAATCGCACAGCTGCAAAGGCGGATGCTTGGGTTTTGCAACATGGCGGCGCGGCTGCTGCAACACCTGCTGAAGCGGCCAAGGGCGCGGATTTTGCGATGTCCTGCGTGGGCAATGATGACGATCTGCGGGCTGTTTGCGTCGGCGAAGATGGCGCATTCGCGACGATGTCGGAGGGGGCTGTGTTTGTGGATCACACGACCGTATCCGCCAAAGTCACACGCGAGCTTTCTGCAGCAGCGACAGACGCAAGGTTTTCGTTTGTCGACGCGCCGATTTCGGGCGGCCAGGCGGGGGCCGAAAACGGTGTGTTGTCGGTCATGTGTGGCGGCGACGCAGACGTCTACAAGCGCGCCGAGCTAATCATTGACGCCTATGCCCGCGTCTGCCGCCGTATCGGGGACAGCGGTGCGGGACAGATGACCAAAATGTGCAACCAGATTGCTATTGCAGGGCTGGTTCAGGGCCTGTCAGAGGCATTGCATTTCGCAGAAAAAGCCGGCCTCGACGGGCGCGCTGTCGTCGAAGTCATCAGCCAAGGCGCTGCCGGATCGTGGCAAATGCAAAACCGTTTTGAGACGATGATTGACGGTGAATTCGAACATGGCTTTGCAGTGGATTGGATGCGCAAGGATCTTGGCATATGTCTTGATACAGCGAACGAAACGGGCGCGGCATTGCCGGTCACCGCGCTTGTGGATCAGTTCTACAAGGACGTCCAGAATATGGGCGGAAACCGTTGGGATACATCGAGTTTGATAAAGCGGTTGCGCAGTCAATGA
- a CDS encoding class II 3-deoxy-7-phosphoheptulonate synthase: MTDWKKSDWRNKPRVQMPEYTDAAALNAVEAKLSTYPPLVFAGEARRLRSHLADVSRGDAFLLQGGDCAESFAAFNADGIRDTFKVMLQMAVVLTFGAKVPVIKVGRMAGQFAKPRSAPTEVVGGVELPSYRGDIINDLEFTPESRMPNPDKMLQAYTQAAGTLNLLRAFSTGGYADIHKVHAWTLGFTAGNEAEKYRAMAEQISDTLDFMRAAGMGEEAAHALETVEFYTSHEALLLEYEEALTRVDSTSGKWLAGSGHMVWIGDRTRQPDGAHVEYCAGVQNPIGLKCGPTMTSGHLKALMAKLNPDNEAGRLSLIARFGAGSVGEHLPRLIKAVEEEGAKVTWVCDPMHGNTIKSSTGYKTRPFESVLREVREFFGVHNAEGTIPGGVHFEMTGADVTECTGGVRAVTDEDLSDRYHTACDPRLNASQSLELAFLVGEELSARRASAQSAQSA; encoded by the coding sequence ATGACGGACTGGAAAAAATCAGACTGGCGCAACAAGCCGCGGGTACAGATGCCGGAGTATACCGACGCTGCCGCCCTGAACGCTGTTGAGGCAAAGCTGAGCACTTATCCGCCACTGGTTTTTGCTGGCGAAGCGCGGCGTCTGCGCTCCCATCTGGCGGACGTCAGCCGCGGCGATGCGTTTCTCTTGCAGGGCGGGGATTGCGCCGAAAGCTTTGCGGCGTTCAATGCCGACGGTATTCGCGACACATTCAAAGTGATGTTGCAGATGGCGGTCGTTTTGACATTCGGTGCCAAGGTGCCCGTGATCAAGGTTGGCCGGATGGCGGGGCAGTTTGCAAAGCCGCGTTCAGCGCCGACAGAAGTTGTGGGCGGCGTTGAACTGCCAAGCTACCGCGGTGACATCATCAACGATTTGGAATTCACGCCAGAATCACGCATGCCGAACCCTGACAAGATGCTGCAAGCCTACACACAGGCCGCAGGTACGTTGAACCTTTTGCGCGCCTTTTCGACGGGTGGCTACGCCGACATTCACAAGGTCCACGCGTGGACCTTGGGCTTTACCGCTGGAAACGAGGCGGAAAAGTACCGTGCAATGGCCGAACAGATCAGCGACACGCTTGATTTCATGAGGGCCGCTGGCATGGGCGAAGAAGCCGCACATGCGCTTGAAACAGTAGAATTCTACACCTCCCACGAGGCGCTTTTGCTGGAATATGAAGAGGCCCTTACACGGGTGGATTCGACATCTGGAAAATGGCTTGCAGGGTCCGGCCACATGGTGTGGATCGGGGATCGCACCCGTCAGCCTGACGGTGCACATGTTGAATACTGCGCTGGCGTGCAGAACCCGATCGGGTTGAAGTGCGGCCCGACAATGACGTCCGGCCATCTTAAGGCGCTGATGGCAAAGTTGAATCCGGATAACGAAGCGGGCCGTTTGTCACTGATCGCGCGCTTTGGTGCGGGGTCGGTTGGCGAACACCTGCCGCGTCTGATCAAAGCGGTTGAAGAAGAAGGTGCCAAAGTAACGTGGGTTTGTGATCCGATGCACGGCAACACGATCAAATCATCGACGGGCTATAAGACCCGTCCGTTTGAATCGGTGCTCCGCGAAGTGCGCGAATTCTTCGGGGTGCACAATGCAGAAGGCACAATCCCAGGCGGCGTGCATTTTGAAATGACCGGTGCAGATGTGACGGAATGCACTGGCGGTGTGCGCGCAGTGACGGATGAAGACCTGTCAGATCGCTATCACACGGCCTGTGATCCACGCCTGAACGCATCGCAATCGCTTGAGCTGGCGTTCTTGGTTGGTGAGGAATTGTCTGCGCGGCGGGCGTCGGCGCAGTCCGCGCAATCCGCCTAA
- the hfq gene encoding RNA chaperone Hfq — protein sequence MASDKQNLQDAFLNHVRKTKVPVTIFLINGVKLQGVITWFDSFCVLLRRDGQSQLVYKSAISTIMPAQPISLYDGEESS from the coding sequence ATGGCCTCAGATAAACAAAACCTTCAGGACGCATTTCTCAATCATGTCCGTAAAACCAAGGTTCCAGTGACGATTTTTCTGATCAACGGTGTGAAGTTGCAAGGCGTGATTACGTGGTTTGACAGCTTTTGCGTGCTTTTGCGCCGCGATGGTCAAAGCCAACTGGTCTACAAATCCGCGATCAGCACGATCATGCCTGCACAGCCGATCAGTCTTTATGACGGCGAAGAAAGCAGCTGA
- a CDS encoding NAD(P)/FAD-dependent oxidoreductase: MTEKPTIVIGAGMCGVSTAIWLQRLGHSVILMDKGTPGMGASYGNAGLLAQWAVAPVTSPTLWREAPKYLLDPNSPLFMKWSYFARLLPWLAKYLSHATDAATRRIASNQIPMVCDAVDQHKSLVRGTDLERWVSDSKFSYAYKSKAHFDADAYTWELKKHAGFEPSIVTGGAVQECEPILGSAIQCLAVLEGQGHIVNPGQYIAELTNYFTKSGGKFVQAEVHDMHKTGGRISHIDTDKGSFECSHAVITAGIWSKDLMKKLGLKVPLEAERGYHVIFENPSEMPRNPMMITSGKFAVNPMDMGLRCAGTVELGDHHAGPSKAPIKFLMRHAKEVFPNLTYTGTQEWMGFRPSTPDSLPLIGELGDTGIYTGFGHQHVGLTAGPKTGRLIAQMIDGNMPNIDMSPYAPERYLG, from the coding sequence ATGACAGAAAAACCCACCATCGTTATCGGCGCAGGAATGTGTGGCGTGTCCACCGCGATTTGGCTGCAAAGATTGGGTCATTCGGTTATTCTCATGGATAAGGGGACGCCTGGTATGGGGGCGTCTTACGGAAACGCAGGCCTATTGGCGCAATGGGCTGTTGCTCCGGTGACATCCCCTACCCTTTGGCGCGAGGCTCCTAAGTATCTACTGGACCCAAATAGCCCCCTGTTTATGAAGTGGTCCTACTTTGCGCGGCTCCTGCCATGGCTTGCGAAATACTTGTCGCACGCGACCGATGCCGCTACCCGGCGCATCGCGTCAAACCAGATACCGATGGTGTGCGACGCAGTTGATCAACACAAATCTCTGGTGCGCGGAACCGATTTAGAGCGTTGGGTGTCTGACAGCAAGTTCAGCTATGCTTATAAGTCAAAAGCGCACTTTGACGCTGATGCCTACACATGGGAATTAAAGAAACACGCTGGTTTTGAACCCTCAATTGTGACCGGCGGCGCGGTACAAGAATGTGAACCCATTTTGGGGTCAGCAATTCAGTGTCTGGCCGTTCTTGAAGGGCAAGGCCATATCGTGAATCCGGGCCAGTACATTGCTGAGTTAACGAACTACTTCACTAAAAGTGGCGGTAAGTTTGTTCAGGCAGAAGTCCACGACATGCACAAAACAGGCGGGCGTATTTCGCATATCGATACGGATAAAGGGTCATTCGAGTGTAGCCACGCGGTGATAACGGCCGGTATCTGGTCAAAAGACTTGATGAAAAAGCTTGGATTAAAAGTGCCCTTGGAAGCTGAGCGTGGCTATCATGTGATATTCGAGAACCCGTCAGAAATGCCGCGCAACCCGATGATGATCACCTCTGGAAAATTTGCTGTAAACCCTATGGATATGGGGTTGCGGTGCGCTGGTACTGTTGAGCTTGGTGACCATCACGCAGGCCCCAGCAAGGCTCCGATCAAGTTTTTAATGCGGCATGCGAAAGAAGTTTTTCCGAACCTAACCTATACAGGAACCCAAGAATGGATGGGGTTCCGCCCATCTACACCGGATAGCCTTCCGTTGATCGGCGAGCTGGGGGACACTGGGATTTACACTGGGTTTGGCCATCAGCACGTTGGTTTAACTGCCGGTCCAAAGACTGGACGCCTCATTGCACAGATGATCGACGGCAATATGCCAAACATTGATATGTCACCTTACGCGCCTGAAAGGTACCTTGGATAA
- the hflX gene encoding GTPase HflX, with amino-acid sequence MGEERSATRAYVLHPEIKSDNARRHAKSALEEGVALAHALPELEVAGSQVVSLPKMHPGMLFGKGKIQEIKGWLEDAEAGLVLIDGHVSPVQQRNLEKEWGVKLLDRTGLILEIFSDRARTREGVLQVEMAALSYQRTRLVRAWTHLERQRGGLGFVGGPGETQVEADRRAIDLQLNNLKKQLSKVVKTRELHRKARAKVPFPIVALVGYTNAGKSTLFNRLTGASVFVEDMLFATLDPTMRKVDLPNGDAIIMSDTVGFISDLPTQLVASFRATLEEVLEADVILHVRDISHPQSADQKKAVLDTLRQLDVNPDVPMIEVLNKIDLLAPEDADYLQALHKDGENVFGTSAVTGQGLDTLLDQITEKLKGTTRALTLTLDWSHGGAQSWLQRENVIETTAQTDTGWTIDVRWSPMQAAKFEKQFPEAFAP; translated from the coding sequence ATGGGCGAAGAACGGTCTGCCACACGCGCCTATGTCCTGCATCCTGAAATCAAATCAGACAACGCGCGTCGCCATGCTAAGTCCGCCCTTGAAGAAGGCGTGGCCCTTGCCCATGCGCTTCCCGAACTCGAGGTTGCGGGCAGTCAGGTCGTCAGCCTGCCCAAGATGCATCCTGGAATGCTGTTTGGCAAAGGCAAGATCCAAGAAATCAAAGGCTGGCTAGAAGACGCCGAGGCGGGCCTCGTGCTGATTGATGGCCATGTCAGCCCCGTGCAGCAGCGCAATCTTGAAAAAGAATGGGGCGTTAAACTGCTGGACCGCACCGGACTGATTTTGGAAATTTTTAGCGACCGTGCCCGCACCCGCGAAGGTGTGTTGCAGGTTGAAATGGCAGCGTTGAGCTATCAACGCACGCGGCTCGTGCGCGCGTGGACCCACCTCGAACGCCAGCGCGGTGGTCTTGGTTTTGTCGGTGGCCCCGGTGAAACCCAAGTCGAGGCCGACCGTCGCGCGATCGACTTGCAACTCAACAATCTAAAGAAACAACTGAGCAAGGTCGTCAAAACCCGCGAACTGCACCGCAAAGCCCGCGCTAAGGTGCCATTCCCGATTGTCGCGCTCGTTGGCTACACCAATGCTGGTAAATCGACGCTGTTCAACCGTTTGACTGGCGCAAGTGTTTTTGTAGAAGATATGCTGTTCGCCACACTTGATCCGACAATGCGCAAAGTCGACTTGCCAAATGGCGACGCGATCATCATGTCCGACACCGTTGGTTTCATCTCGGATTTGCCGACGCAATTGGTCGCGTCATTTCGCGCAACATTGGAGGAAGTCCTAGAGGCAGACGTCATCCTGCACGTGCGCGACATCAGTCATCCACAATCTGCGGACCAAAAGAAAGCCGTGCTTGATACGCTGCGCCAGCTTGACGTGAACCCCGACGTGCCAATGATCGAGGTCCTCAACAAGATCGACCTGCTTGCGCCGGAAGACGCGGACTACTTGCAGGCGCTGCACAAAGATGGCGAAAATGTCTTTGGAACTTCTGCGGTCACGGGGCAGGGCCTTGACACACTGCTGGATCAGATCACCGAGAAACTGAAGGGCACAACGCGCGCGCTAACCCTGACGCTTGATTGGTCGCATGGTGGCGCACAAAGCTGGCTGCAACGCGAGAACGTAATTGAAACTACAGCGCAAACCGATACTGGCTGGACTATCGATGTCCGTTGGTCGCCAATGCAAGCCGCCAAATTCGAAAAGCAATTCCCCGAAGCATTCGCACCTTAA
- a CDS encoding outer membrane protein → MATQMTPSTDWTGFYVGGQYVRCDAGDSITSDDAGGFGLHAGCLRDLWSFVVGGEFDYDVPTIDIGAGVDADFAHLKAIADHDLGAFMPYIKAGFAAFDLDSGFSDTVDFYGLGARYAINDNDRIGGGYLAHDTDELDRAAHLRPTHSTCEYPIVFTGF, encoded by the coding sequence ATGGCCACTCAAATGACGCCAAGCACTGACTGGACTGGTTTCTACGTCGGTGGTCAGTACGTCCGATGTGATGCTGGCGACAGCATCACATCGGACGATGCTGGTGGCTTTGGTCTCCACGCCGGTTGCCTGCGCGATCTTTGGTCATTCGTTGTCGGCGGCGAATTCGACTATGATGTTCCTACGATTGACATCGGCGCGGGCGTCGATGCTGACTTTGCCCACTTGAAGGCGATTGCCGATCATGACCTCGGCGCTTTCATGCCTTATATTAAGGCTGGATTCGCGGCATTTGACCTCGATTCTGGGTTTAGCGACACGGTCGATTTTTACGGCTTGGGCGCAAGATACGCAATCAACGACAATGATCGTATCGGTGGTGGGTATCTTGCACACGACACAGACGAGCTTGATCGTGCGGCCCACTTGAGACCGACCCATTCAACCTGCGAATATCCTATAGTTTTTACAGGCTTCTGA
- a CDS encoding GlxA family transcriptional regulator: MQRHHTSNIEKSRAAPHRFIFVLLNDFTLLSFAAAIDCLRLANQMSGEDLYSWRIIGEGGGTINCSTGTTFTLDGDLDELHRDDTVMLCGGRDVQAATTKRILNWLRREARRGIIMGGLCTAAFSLAKAGLLDGKRATIHWENHDSFAEEFLEVELTKSVFVKDGNRWTTAGGTSSIDLFLQIIADQQGDELANAVADQQIYSSIRTDQDTQRLSIPTRIGVRHPKLSRVIQAMELNIEEPISPSILAKDVGMSTRQLERLFRRYLNRSPKRYYMELRLQKARNLLMQTDMSVINVALACGFASPSHFSKCYRAHYDTTPYRERGAHAARLSV, from the coding sequence ATGCAACGCCACCATACCAGCAACATCGAAAAATCCCGGGCCGCACCGCACCGGTTTATTTTTGTGCTTTTGAACGATTTTACGCTGCTGTCGTTCGCTGCCGCGATTGATTGTTTGCGCCTGGCCAACCAGATGTCGGGTGAAGACCTGTATTCTTGGCGCATCATTGGCGAAGGCGGCGGAACGATAAACTGTTCAACTGGTACGACGTTCACGCTCGACGGCGATCTTGATGAATTGCACCGTGACGACACGGTGATGCTGTGTGGGGGGCGCGATGTGCAGGCGGCCACAACCAAACGCATCCTGAACTGGCTGCGCCGCGAGGCGCGACGCGGGATCATTATGGGGGGGCTTTGCACCGCGGCGTTCTCCCTTGCCAAGGCGGGGCTGCTGGACGGCAAACGCGCCACGATCCACTGGGAAAACCACGATAGCTTTGCGGAAGAATTCCTCGAAGTTGAACTGACAAAGTCGGTCTTCGTCAAAGACGGCAATCGCTGGACCACCGCTGGCGGCACCTCGTCGATTGATTTGTTTTTGCAGATCATCGCTGATCAACAAGGCGATGAATTGGCCAATGCTGTAGCCGATCAGCAGATATATTCCTCGATCCGTACCGACCAAGACACCCAAAGGTTGTCTATTCCAACACGGATTGGAGTGCGCCACCCCAAGCTGTCCCGCGTCATCCAAGCGATGGAACTAAACATCGAAGAACCGATCAGCCCATCCATCCTCGCCAAAGACGTCGGCATGTCGACGCGGCAGTTGGAACGGCTGTTTCGTCGCTACCTGAACCGCTCCCCGAAACGTTACTACATGGAATTGCGCCTGCAGAAGGCGCGCAACCTGTTGATGCAGACGGATATGTCGGTGATTAATGTTGCACTGGCGTGCGGTTTCGCATCGCCGTCGCACTTTTCAAAATGTTATCGTGCGCATTACGACACAACCCCCTACCGTGAACGTGGCGCCCATGCAGCGCGCTTGTCGGTTTGA